The sequence below is a genomic window from uncultured Campylobacter sp..
TCGACGTTTTTGCCCGCATTTTGCAAGCTAAGCGCCAAAATTGCAGGGATCGCAAGCGCCGTGTCGCGATCGCTCGCGCCGTGTCGGATGCGGTAAAATTTTGCGCCGTTTTCGTTGCGCACGAAGCTCATCGTATCCATCATCTCTACGATCCGCGCATCTGCGATCAGCACCCCTTTGGCGGGGTCATTCATCGCGCCAAAATCCGTAAAATGCGCCGCGTTAAATTTGGCGCCGCCGAACAGCTCGTTTTCGGGATTTTCAAGCGCAAAGCCGTCGAATGCGGGCGGGGTTTTGGCGCGCGGCTCGGAGGTCGCGTAGCCCCAAAAAAGCATATGCGATTGCGATGCGTCGTCCTTGATCTTTGCATCGAGGTATAGGGGCGCCTTCGCGCGCGGATTTTTCGCCGCAAAATTAGCAAATGAGGCCGATATGAGCCCGTTTATGTAATCTTTGAAGCTGCCGTCGCCGTTTTTATCCAGGCTTAGCGCGCGGCCGCCCCCGTCCTTCAAGCTTAGCGAGTTCAGATAGGCGGGGAATTGCGCCTTTAGCTCGTCTGAAATTTTAATCTGCGCTGCGCTTAGTTTGCCGCTTAGCATCTTGCGCGCTGGCTTTGCGGCGCTTTGATTTGCGCCTTTTTTGGAATTTTTTTCAGCGCCGCTAGAATTTTTGCCACGCTCGTTAAATCCCGCTGCATCAAGGCCGCTAAAATCCATCTTTTCATATTCGCTCTGCGCGCCGAACATCCACTCATACGCCGCGTCCGCGTGCTTTAGATTTGTGATCGGGCAGTATGAGGACGCCGCGTAAATTTTATCGCTCGCCTTCGCAGCGCCCAGCTCCTGCAGATACGGCTCGTACGCGGCCTCGTCCCCGCTCGCTCCTAAAAGCGCCGAGAGCGCTCCGCCCGCGCTCGTGCCGTTTGAGATGATCCTGTTTGCGTCCCCCGGCATCGCCGCGTCGTTAAATTTCAGATACCGCACAGCTGCCTTTAGATCGACGATCGCTGCGGGCGCCTTGCCGATATAATCGCCATTTGCGCCCTTTAGCGTGCGTCCGCGCGCTGCGGGAGCGGCTACGACGTAACCGCGCGAAAGCGCCGTAGCGATCGCGTTTGGTTTGCCGCTTTCGTCTATTTTGACCTCGCCCGCTTCGCCCGGCATGTAGCCGCCCACGCCGTTTGGCAAAAATATCGGCGCGCTTGCGGCGTCAAATTTGCCGCTCTTGCGCCCCTCAAAATACTGCTGCGGGATGAAGATATTCATACTCTGATAGCGCGCGCTTACGGGTTTTGCGACGTAGATTATGTTTTTGTAGGCGCGAAATTTTATCTTTTTGCCGCCTACGATCACGCTTTCTTGCGTAAAATTTGCGGCGTTAAATTTCAGATCTATTTGCGCGCTTTGCGCCGCAACCTCGGCGTTTAGGCTTAGCACGCCGCAAAGTATCGCAGCGCCTAAAGCAAAAAGTTTTTTACTCATTGGCATCTCCTTTCTATTTTGATATCGCCGCTTTTTAGCCCTTTAAGCAGCTTAATGACAAAGCTAATTTTAGCAAAACTCGGCGAATACTTAAATCCACTACGCGTCTAAATTTTAAAATTTAAACGCAAAGGCATCTGCAAGTTGAAAGGAATTTTAAACTCGAAATATTATTTTAGTGGGTATTTGCAATCCGCCGCCGCAAAAGCTAGCTGCATCAAATTCTGCTCGTTAATTTATAAGCTTGAGCTGCGTTTCGAAGGCGGATTTGGGGTAGAGGCCGATGAGTTTTTTGACCGCTTTGCCATTTTTATCGTAGATCACCGACGTGGGGGTGCCGAAAATGCCGCCTACGATGGTTTCAAAGTATTTTACGGAGTTTGCGCCGCTGACGCTTGGGAATTTTATCCCCTTTTCGCGAGCGACCGCGGCATCGGCTTCCAGACCTTTACCGTCGCCTAAAATGCCGATAATCAGCGCGTCGCCGCTAGCTTGCAGCTCGTTTAGTGCGGGCACTTGGGCTTTGCACGCACCGCAGCCGCTAGTATAGAAAAACAGCACGAGCGGCTTGTCGTTGCCCTCGATCTTTAGCGTGTGCTCGGAAGGGTCGAACTTGGAGGCAAGCGAGGTGCCGTCGCTGCTTAGATGGTGCTTCTGCCCGTCGCAGCCTGCGAGCAGCAGCGCGAGCACAGCGGCGGCAACTTTTAAATTTAAAAATTTTATCATCTAAAACCCGCCTTCTGGTGCGCTAAATCGGCCTTTAAATTTGCGTTTGAAATTTTAAAATTTACGGCGCGATCTCTGCCGGAATTTATATCGTGGTATGCGTTGAAAATTATATCTCGATCTATGTTGAGGCACATGTCGCGACTCGCGCCGTAATTTGCGCCCGTGGCGTTTCGGCTTTTAAAATTTAGACTTTTTAAATTTTTACCCACTCCGCTAGACTTTGCATCGGCGCTTGATCTTTCTAGGCAAACGGCTTTGGCGGGACATGCGCAGCAAAGAGCCGCGCCTGCTCGCGCGAGCTTTGTGCGGATCCAAAAATAGCGCGAGCGGGCGGTAAAATTTTTAAATTTTGACGCAGCTTTATTTTTCATCATGCGAGCTAAATTTTACGCACCCGAATTTTTGGCACCTTGATTTTCGCCGTTAGAATTTTCGGCACTCTGATCTTCGCCACCTAAATTTTGCGAAGCGGAATTTTTCTCATTCGTGCTCGAATTTTTATCGCCGTTCTTCGCTTTTAAATTTTCGACGCTAGAGCTTTGCGAAGCGCTTTTGTTTGGATCGCGATCTGAAATTTTATCTTGCGAGCCGAGATTGTGCTTCATCGTGCTTTGATCCAAAAGCTCTATTCGATCGAGCTTGCCGTGCCTTAGGCGCACCACTTTGTCGGCAAATTTGCCGAGCTCTTCGTTGTGCGTGACCAAAAGCAGCGTCTTGCCCTCGCTACGAAGCGTCTGAAAGAGCTGCAAAACCACGCGCTCGTTGGCCTCG
It includes:
- a CDS encoding subtype B tannase, whose product is MSKKLFALGAAILCGVLSLNAEVAAQSAQIDLKFNAANFTQESVIVGGKKIKFRAYKNIIYVAKPVSARYQSMNIFIPQQYFEGRKSGKFDAASAPIFLPNGVGGYMPGEAGEVKIDESGKPNAIATALSRGYVVAAPAARGRTLKGANGDYIGKAPAAIVDLKAAVRYLKFNDAAMPGDANRIISNGTSAGGALSALLGASGDEAAYEPYLQELGAAKASDKIYAASSYCPITNLKHADAAYEWMFGAQSEYEKMDFSGLDAAGFNERGKNSSGAEKNSKKGANQSAAKPARKMLSGKLSAAQIKISDELKAQFPAYLNSLSLKDGGGRALSLDKNGDGSFKDYINGLISASFANFAAKNPRAKAPLYLDAKIKDDASQSHMLFWGYATSEPRAKTPPAFDGFALENPENELFGGAKFNAAHFTDFGAMNDPAKGVLIADARIVEMMDTMSFVRNENGAKFYRIRHGASDRDTALAIPAILALSLQNAGKNVDFAVPWGQGHGGDYDLEELFDWIDKVIVR
- a CDS encoding TlpA disulfide reductase family protein, whose amino-acid sequence is MIKFLNLKVAAAVLALLLAGCDGQKHHLSSDGTSLASKFDPSEHTLKIEGNDKPLVLFFYTSGCGACKAQVPALNELQASGDALIIGILGDGKGLEADAAVAREKGIKFPSVSGANSVKYFETIVGGIFGTPTSVIYDKNGKAVKKLIGLYPKSAFETQLKLIN